In Hwangdonia lutea, a single window of DNA contains:
- the glmS gene encoding glutamine--fructose-6-phosphate transaminase (isomerizing), with protein sequence MCGIVGYLGHREAYPIIIEGLKRLEYRGYDSAGIALFDGTDLKISKTKGKVSDLEERSEKEITTSGSLGIGHTRWATHGVPNDVNSHPHASNSGELAIIHNGIIENYDALKKELISRGYTFQSDTDTEVLINLIEDVKKNENVKLGKAVQIALNQVIGAYAIAVFDKTKPGEVVIARLGSPLAVGIGEDEFFIASDASPFLEYTKNAIYLEDEEMAIIRLGKGIKVRKIKDDSLVVPYVQELQMNLEQIEKGGYEHFMLKEIHEQPRAIRDTYRGRLLRDEAIIKMAGVEDNMKKFLNANRIIIVACGTSWHAGLVAEYIFEEFSRIPVEVEYASEFRYRNPVITENDVVIAISQSGETADTLAAIKLAKSKGAFVFGVCNVVGSSIARETHAGAYTHAGPEIGVASTKAFTTQITVLTLIALRLARAKGTMTSSNFRLYLQELELIPQKVEQLLKVDEHVKEIAKQYLLSTNCLYLGRGYNFPVALEGALKLKEISYIHAEGYPAAEMKHGPIALIDDRMPVIVIATSKGHYEKVVSNIQEIKSRKGKIIAVVTEGDTAVKEIADHVIEIPESEEAFSPLLTTIPLQLLSYHIAVMRNCNVDQPRNLAKSVTVE encoded by the coding sequence ATGTGTGGAATTGTTGGATATTTAGGACATCGAGAAGCTTACCCCATTATTATTGAAGGCCTTAAACGCTTAGAGTACCGTGGCTACGACAGTGCCGGTATTGCCTTGTTTGATGGCACCGACCTTAAAATCTCAAAAACCAAGGGAAAGGTATCAGATTTAGAAGAACGCTCGGAAAAAGAAATTACCACAAGTGGTAGTTTGGGCATTGGTCACACCAGATGGGCTACCCATGGTGTGCCTAACGATGTAAACTCACACCCTCATGCTTCAAATTCAGGCGAATTAGCAATTATTCACAACGGAATCATTGAAAACTATGATGCCCTCAAAAAAGAATTAATTTCCAGAGGATATACGTTTCAATCCGATACGGATACCGAAGTCTTAATCAATTTAATTGAAGACGTTAAAAAGAACGAAAACGTAAAGCTTGGTAAAGCCGTACAAATTGCGCTAAATCAAGTTATTGGTGCTTACGCTATTGCTGTTTTCGACAAAACCAAACCCGGAGAAGTGGTTATTGCACGTTTAGGAAGTCCGCTGGCCGTTGGTATTGGCGAAGATGAGTTTTTTATTGCAAGTGATGCTTCTCCCTTTTTAGAATATACTAAAAATGCTATTTATTTAGAAGATGAAGAAATGGCCATTATTAGATTGGGTAAGGGTATAAAAGTTAGGAAAATAAAGGACGATTCGTTAGTCGTTCCTTATGTGCAAGAGCTTCAAATGAATCTTGAACAAATAGAAAAAGGAGGTTACGAGCATTTTATGCTAAAGGAAATACACGAGCAACCCAGAGCCATTAGAGACACTTACAGAGGTAGATTATTAAGAGACGAGGCAATTATAAAAATGGCTGGTGTTGAAGATAACATGAAAAAGTTCTTAAATGCCAACCGTATAATTATTGTGGCTTGCGGTACCTCGTGGCACGCAGGTTTGGTGGCCGAATATATTTTCGAAGAATTTTCCAGAATTCCAGTTGAAGTTGAGTATGCCTCAGAATTTCGATACAGAAACCCGGTAATAACCGAAAATGATGTGGTTATTGCCATTTCACAATCCGGTGAAACCGCCGATACGTTGGCAGCCATTAAACTTGCAAAATCCAAAGGAGCTTTTGTTTTTGGTGTTTGTAATGTGGTAGGCTCATCCATTGCCAGAGAAACCCATGCGGGCGCCTACACACATGCAGGTCCAGAAATAGGTGTGGCTTCAACCAAAGCATTTACAACACAAATCACGGTTTTAACACTAATCGCATTGCGTTTGGCTAGAGCCAAAGGCACGATGACGAGCTCAAATTTCAGATTGTATTTACAGGAATTGGAATTGATTCCCCAAAAAGTAGAGCAATTATTAAAAGTTGACGAACACGTAAAAGAGATTGCCAAACAATATTTGCTGTCTACCAATTGCTTATATTTAGGTAGAGGCTATAATTTCCCCGTAGCGTTGGAAGGCGCTTTAAAATTAAAGGAAATCTCCTATATTCATGCGGAAGGTTATCCGGCTGCCGAAATGAAACACGGCCCCATTGCATTAATTGACGATAGAATGCCGGTAATAGTTATTGCCACAAGCAAAGGGCATTACGAAAAAGTAGTAAGTAATATTCAGGAAATTAAATCGCGTAAAGGGAAAATTATTGCAGTTGTAACCGAAGGCGATACTGCGGTAAAGGAAATAGCCGACCATGTTATTGAAATTCCAGAATCCGAAGAAGCCTTTTCACCTTTGTTAACCACAATACCATTGCAACTCTTATCGTATCATATAGCTGTAATGCGCAATTGTAATGTAGACCAACCACGTAACTTAGCAAAATCGGTTACCGTAGAGTAA
- a CDS encoding DUF4270 domain-containing protein, whose product MKKTYKALKFSSIFLLVMALFIACDKDFNTIESDVLGKDNANFNTDNVNFQILAYNKKLDSLQINALSSNLFGVFNDPAYGLTTASIITQVTPSVANPNFGDNPVVDSVILKVPYFSKVSADSPDENGNEVYTIKDSLYGSAPIKLTVYRNNYFLRDFNPNSQFNEAQNYYSNASSTTNSALDGNNVINFEDHKTDIIYEQEQYVPSSETIVLKTTQGDQDAFDRQTPALRVHLDKDYWQTTIIDKQDDPVLSNANNFKEYFRGLYFKAEAINGNGNMTFFNMANANIVIYYSKDSTVEGERTQDNFTLNLTGNRLNTFINDFSITLPDGNKTDGDERLYLKGAEGSMAVVDLFNGMVDCNGTPETALDCFKKTYRKLDENGDYLPKVNGNYPLKKLINEAHLVIYEDENMPNGGDADYHKYDRIYAYDIKNNAPTIDYVFDPTEDTSDPLNSKIINLGQRVTNDSGISKYKIRLTEHLNNILLKDSTNTKIGLTLSNNVNLTNLSKILESEDEVTEIPSTALLTPRGTILYGNHQNVPENRKLKLEIFFTEPNL is encoded by the coding sequence ATGAAAAAAACATATAAAGCCCTTAAATTTTCCAGTATTTTTCTATTAGTTATGGCCTTATTTATAGCCTGCGATAAAGATTTTAATACTATTGAAAGTGACGTTTTAGGAAAAGACAACGCTAATTTTAATACCGATAATGTAAACTTCCAGATTTTAGCTTACAATAAAAAACTGGATTCTTTACAAATAAACGCTTTGTCATCAAACTTGTTCGGTGTTTTTAACGATCCCGCTTATGGATTAACAACGGCGAGCATTATTACGCAGGTAACACCATCTGTAGCGAATCCTAATTTTGGAGATAATCCTGTAGTAGATTCTGTGATTTTAAAAGTGCCTTATTTTAGTAAGGTTAGTGCAGATTCTCCAGACGAAAACGGAAACGAAGTCTATACCATTAAAGATTCCTTATATGGAAGCGCGCCAATAAAATTAACGGTTTATAGAAATAATTATTTTTTAAGGGATTTCAATCCAAACTCACAATTTAACGAAGCCCAAAACTATTATTCTAACGCAAGTAGCACAACAAATTCTGCGCTTGACGGAAATAATGTTATAAATTTTGAAGATCATAAAACCGATATCATTTACGAACAGGAACAGTATGTTCCGAGTAGCGAAACCATTGTTTTAAAAACAACGCAAGGCGATCAAGATGCTTTCGATAGGCAAACGCCTGCTTTAAGAGTGCATTTAGATAAAGATTACTGGCAAACAACCATTATTGACAAACAAGACGACCCTGTTTTGAGTAATGCCAATAATTTTAAAGAATATTTTAGAGGTTTGTACTTTAAGGCCGAAGCTATAAATGGCAATGGTAATATGACGTTTTTTAATATGGCAAACGCCAATATTGTAATTTATTATTCAAAAGATTCAACGGTTGAAGGTGAGCGTACACAGGATAATTTTACCTTAAACTTAACAGGAAACCGACTAAACACTTTTATAAATGATTTCAGCATCACTTTACCTGATGGCAACAAAACCGATGGCGATGAAAGATTGTATTTAAAAGGTGCAGAAGGCTCTATGGCTGTGGTTGATTTGTTTAATGGTATGGTAGATTGTAATGGTACACCGGAAACAGCTCTGGATTGCTTTAAAAAGACTTATAGAAAATTGGATGAAAATGGTGATTATTTACCAAAGGTAAATGGTAATTACCCGTTAAAAAAATTAATCAACGAAGCGCATTTGGTGATTTATGAAGATGAAAACATGCCAAATGGCGGTGATGCCGATTATCATAAATACGATAGGATTTACGCCTACGATATAAAAAACAATGCTCCAACCATTGATTATGTGTTCGATCCTACTGAAGATACTTCAGATCCCTTAAATTCTAAAATTATAAACCTAGGGCAACGCGTTACAAATGATAGCGGTATATCAAAATATAAAATACGCCTTACCGAGCATCTTAATAATATTCTCCTTAAAGACTCTACCAACACTAAAATAGGGCTTACTTTATCTAATAATGTTAATCTAACAAATCTTTCAAAAATTTTAGAAAGTGAAGATGAAGTGACAGAAATTCCATCCACGGCGTTATTGACACCAAGAGGTACTATTTTATACGGTAATCATCAAAACGTACCGGAAAACAGAAAATTAAAACTTGAAATATTTTTCACAGAACCTAATTTGTAA
- a CDS encoding glycogen/starch synthase yields the protein MKDKRILYVSSEVVPYLPETEISSMSFEAPRLVNQQGGQIRIFMPRYGNINERRHQLHEVIRLSGINLVINDLDMPLIIKVASIPKERIQVYFIDNDEYFKRKATLSDENGELFSDNDERAIFFAKGVIETVKKLNWSPDVIHVHGWLASLLPLYLRQYYKDEPLFNESKIVTSVYNQSFDGTLNKDMVNKIKFDNIDEEAIKTLQDPSYNNLMKVAIDNSDALIIGSEDIPKDLSTYLEASDKPVLEYRSKDEFGEAYTEFFNTKVCV from the coding sequence ATGAAAGATAAGAGGATATTATACGTATCATCTGAAGTAGTGCCTTATTTACCTGAGACTGAAATTTCATCCATGTCTTTTGAAGCGCCAAGATTGGTAAATCAACAAGGGGGGCAAATAAGAATTTTTATGCCTCGATACGGCAATATTAATGAGAGAAGGCATCAATTGCACGAAGTTATTAGGCTATCAGGAATTAACTTGGTAATCAACGATTTGGATATGCCACTTATTATTAAAGTAGCTTCTATTCCAAAAGAACGTATTCAAGTTTATTTTATTGATAACGACGAATATTTTAAGCGTAAAGCCACACTTTCCGATGAGAATGGTGAGTTGTTTTCTGATAACGACGAGCGCGCTATTTTCTTTGCTAAAGGCGTAATTGAAACAGTTAAAAAACTAAATTGGTCGCCCGATGTTATTCACGTTCACGGGTGGTTGGCGTCCTTACTGCCACTTTATTTAAGGCAATATTATAAAGACGAGCCATTATTTAACGAAAGTAAAATTGTGACTTCGGTATACAATCAAAGTTTTGATGGAACGTTAAACAAAGACATGGTTAATAAAATTAAGTTTGATAATATTGATGAAGAGGCTATTAAAACGCTTCAAGACCCGTCATATAATAATTTAATGAAGGTTGCCATAGATAATTCTGATGCCCTAATTATAGGTTCTGAAGATATACCTAAAGATTTAAGCACGTATTTAGAGGCCTCAGACAAGCCTGTCTTAGAGTACAGAAGTAAAGACGAATTTGGCGAAGCTTACACAGAGTTTTTTAACACAAAAGTTTGTGTCTAA